The uncultured Hyphomonas sp. genome includes a window with the following:
- a CDS encoding TonB-dependent receptor, translating into MALKHSLLATASAVFFLTSAAHAQETTTKRESAIDKVLGTVTVTATKKANVENVQDVPVAVTAFNSDTLDALNVRDLGSLSYSTPNVNLTDVGTSRGVANFSIRGLGINSSIPSIDPTVGVFVDGVYLGTNAGVVLDLFDLDSVEILRGPQGILFGRNTTGGAVLINTGNPTDEFHWKARASVETPIDDDRGGPNSTVQATVSGPLVEGKLNGKLGVYYNFDDGYFKNLYNGDNQGEAQTSIVRGALEWMPTDDITVLGKVERFDTRGDGPAGQNRGLFDRDSFDFSINNPGLQDSNATFATLRTDIDVDFGNGRITNIIGYRDVEGKTSGDIDSTPLTLFHSRTESTQEQFSEELRYAGTFGKAEVTVGGFYFTQDVRYTEIRSLPTLSAATFYGGGRQDHNVYGLFGQVDYAVTDRLTAIVGLRYGYEEKDADITYIRPRPACSVVDATCPTTGTNPYVPGEPNGFSNKDDWSNWSPKIGFKYELDDTSQIYAHYTNGVRSGGYNFRITDPALFLSIFPNPNLNAATGEENVDSYEIGFKHQTEDGRGQFNAAVFYNDISDMQRELNLPSPSSGVSQVILNTADAEILGFEAEGRYAVLDNLLLTANVGVIDADYTDVWYDISSDGLINGRDLALDLPRVPESTYGVGFIYDHDLGDKGTLVARANYQHRDKNAFTDNNWGWMNEADMVDANLTWNTPYEGLSVALFGKNLLDEVTAGNDTQLPFGGSVSPLVPGSENLSTGTNTPYAYYPGAGTLSPLIPGRRIGFEITMKR; encoded by the coding sequence ATGGCGCTCAAGCACAGCTTGCTTGCGACCGCTTCTGCGGTCTTTTTTCTGACGTCTGCAGCCCACGCTCAGGAAACCACAACCAAACGCGAATCCGCGATCGACAAGGTGCTCGGCACCGTCACAGTTACGGCAACCAAGAAGGCCAATGTCGAGAACGTCCAGGACGTTCCGGTCGCCGTTACGGCCTTCAACTCCGACACGCTGGACGCGCTGAACGTGCGCGACCTCGGATCGCTCAGCTACTCGACCCCGAACGTGAACCTGACGGATGTCGGCACCTCGCGTGGCGTGGCAAACTTCTCCATCCGCGGTCTCGGCATCAACTCGTCGATCCCGTCCATTGACCCGACTGTGGGCGTGTTCGTGGATGGCGTTTATCTCGGCACAAACGCCGGCGTCGTGCTTGACCTGTTCGACCTGGACAGCGTTGAAATTCTGCGCGGTCCGCAAGGCATCCTGTTCGGCCGTAATACGACCGGCGGCGCCGTGCTGATCAACACCGGCAACCCGACCGACGAGTTCCACTGGAAAGCCCGCGCAAGTGTCGAGACCCCGATCGACGATGATCGCGGCGGCCCGAACTCCACCGTGCAGGCCACCGTGTCCGGCCCGCTGGTCGAAGGCAAGCTGAACGGCAAGCTCGGCGTCTACTACAATTTCGACGACGGTTACTTCAAGAACCTCTACAATGGCGACAATCAGGGTGAGGCACAGACATCCATCGTCCGCGGCGCCCTTGAGTGGATGCCGACTGACGACATCACCGTCCTTGGTAAGGTCGAGCGCTTCGATACGCGCGGCGATGGCCCTGCCGGCCAGAACCGCGGCCTTTTCGACCGCGACTCGTTCGACTTCTCGATCAACAATCCGGGCCTGCAGGACAGCAATGCCACCTTCGCCACACTGCGGACCGACATCGATGTGGACTTCGGCAATGGCCGTATTACCAACATCATCGGCTATCGTGATGTCGAGGGGAAGACCTCCGGTGATATCGATTCGACCCCGCTGACCCTGTTCCACTCCAGGACGGAGTCGACACAGGAGCAGTTCTCCGAAGAGCTTCGCTATGCCGGCACCTTCGGCAAGGCTGAAGTGACGGTCGGCGGCTTCTACTTCACGCAGGACGTTCGCTACACCGAGATCCGTTCTCTGCCGACGCTCAGTGCTGCGACCTTCTATGGCGGTGGTCGCCAGGACCACAATGTCTACGGGCTCTTCGGCCAGGTGGACTATGCCGTGACCGATCGCCTGACGGCCATTGTCGGCCTTCGTTACGGCTATGAAGAGAAAGATGCGGACATCACTTATATCCGTCCGCGTCCGGCCTGCTCTGTTGTGGATGCAACCTGTCCGACGACCGGCACCAACCCATACGTCCCGGGTGAGCCGAACGGCTTCTCCAACAAGGATGACTGGAGCAACTGGTCGCCGAAGATCGGCTTCAAGTATGAGCTGGACGATACCTCCCAGATCTATGCCCACTACACGAACGGTGTGCGCTCGGGCGGCTACAACTTCCGCATCACCGACCCGGCACTCTTCCTGTCGATCTTCCCGAATCCGAACCTGAATGCGGCGACCGGCGAAGAGAACGTCGACAGCTATGAAATCGGCTTCAAGCATCAGACCGAAGATGGCCGTGGCCAGTTCAACGCGGCTGTGTTCTACAACGACATCTCCGACATGCAGCGTGAGCTGAACCTGCCGTCGCCGTCCTCCGGTGTGTCTCAGGTCATCCTGAACACGGCAGATGCCGAGATCCTCGGTTTCGAAGCGGAAGGCCGCTATGCGGTGCTCGACAACCTGCTGCTGACCGCCAATGTCGGCGTGATCGATGCTGACTACACCGACGTGTGGTACGACATCTCCAGCGATGGTCTGATCAATGGCCGTGACCTGGCTCTCGACCTGCCGCGTGTGCCGGAATCCACTTATGGCGTTGGCTTCATTTACGACCACGACCTGGGTGACAAAGGGACGCTTGTTGCGCGCGCCAATTATCAGCACCGCGACAAGAACGCCTTCACCGACAACAATTGGGGCTGGATGAACGAGGCCGACATGGTCGATGCCAACCTGACCTGGAACACGCCTTATGAAGGCCTGTCCGTGGCCCTGTTCGGCAAGAACCTGCTCGACGAAGTCACCGCTGGTAACGACACGCAGCTGCCGTTCGGCGGCAGTGTCTCGCCGCTGGTGCCGGGCAGCGAAAACCTGTCGACCGGCACGAACACGCCGTATGCTTACTACCCGGGCGCTGGGACATTGTCGCCGTTGATCCCGGGCCGCCGCATCGGCTTCGAAATCACCATGAAGCGCTAG
- a CDS encoding TonB-dependent receptor, producing MRQSIRLLAGTSVASLLLALPAIAQENGSELRQSTVTVTGSLIQGTPEDAALPVDVLTAGDLKLEGNPSITELIRNLGVSSGVDGQTNQFSSNGLEGTSNINLRGLGPGRTLVLLNGRRQVFHPYSVGEQAQLFVDTNMIPTAAVGRIEVLKDGAAAVYGSDAIAGVVNFITRDDLEGLEVSGSFSQFDGSDGDYELSAAYGLQGEAWNWVTSVGYQKRSEVALREKDWAVRSWEDNPVGGWSSLSNPGRFVPLGIVDGAVAPIGNLNTEAGCDDVGGFVNPYVLNRCYFQFTQYDNLVEEEERYQVYSEYNRTFGNGVDMHLEALYGYSDVPTWKTSPSYPPQELATQVVPATNPGFQQYIADNPGDFPAGTIAALYIGRSFGWGGFPGTGYNAQEGHRTYESYRLSGDLSGEFKNGINWDTALTWHKTEGERITNDTYILGFTAALNGYGVCTDPATGFDPATGSQPWAAGYTGSLSAGSGGCEWYNPFSNAIPANGVTGAANPAYVAGLENTATLANWLTDGVGSVVTSDLMVFDAAISGESSVQAQGGAVGYALGVQVRREGYKVDPNQVTDLTVSPGPGGTGPFSFLAGTTPADEDQTIYAIFGELQIPLYDDVNVQVAMRYEDYGGDVGSTFDPKVAVKWQATDNLALRGSAQTSFKGPTLNQLTGVATTLQFVAPTSAFKAVDQFGNPALKPESAFSFNVGALYEQGGFNASVDYYNFDFSDPIIVEDQASIVNAAIAAIAADDLDNPILSRITFQDPLNPAAADIARVRTNVTNGPDIKTSGVDLRAQNVWNLSDGMDFTIGGEATYIIEYDVADFAIEGVTIPGGDRVGQFNRSNFSRSLPQWKGNLFANLAAGDHNFRGVIRHIDSYDDERGTPGLTGAFAGGPSKIDSMTTLDLFYNWEAPYGFDFGLSVVNVTDEDPPLAYFDVSYDPYTHNPFGRTFKISLSKKFGPGE from the coding sequence ATGAGACAATCAATCAGGCTGCTGGCGGGTACGTCAGTGGCATCCCTGCTTCTGGCACTGCCAGCTATCGCCCAGGAAAACGGTTCGGAACTTCGCCAGAGCACGGTGACGGTGACCGGCTCGCTTATTCAAGGTACTCCTGAAGATGCCGCCCTGCCCGTGGACGTCCTCACCGCAGGCGACCTGAAACTGGAAGGCAACCCCTCGATCACGGAACTGATCCGGAATCTCGGCGTGTCATCCGGGGTCGATGGCCAGACCAACCAGTTTTCGTCCAACGGCCTTGAAGGCACGTCGAACATCAACCTGCGCGGCCTTGGCCCGGGCCGGACGCTCGTGCTGCTCAATGGCCGCCGCCAGGTGTTCCACCCCTACTCCGTCGGCGAACAGGCACAGCTCTTCGTTGATACAAACATGATACCGACTGCCGCTGTCGGCCGGATCGAAGTGCTGAAAGACGGCGCGGCCGCTGTCTATGGGTCTGATGCGATCGCGGGCGTCGTGAACTTTATCACCCGGGACGATCTCGAAGGATTGGAAGTCAGCGGGTCTTTCTCGCAGTTTGACGGCTCAGATGGCGACTATGAATTGTCCGCAGCCTACGGCCTCCAGGGCGAAGCGTGGAACTGGGTCACCTCGGTCGGCTACCAGAAACGCTCCGAAGTGGCGTTGCGCGAAAAGGACTGGGCAGTTCGTTCCTGGGAAGACAACCCGGTGGGCGGCTGGTCATCTCTGTCCAATCCCGGCCGGTTCGTTCCACTTGGTATCGTTGATGGCGCTGTCGCCCCGATCGGCAACCTGAATACCGAAGCAGGCTGTGACGATGTCGGCGGTTTTGTGAACCCTTACGTCCTCAACCGCTGCTACTTCCAGTTCACGCAGTACGACAATCTCGTCGAAGAAGAAGAACGCTACCAGGTCTACTCCGAATACAACCGGACCTTCGGCAATGGTGTCGATATGCACCTCGAAGCGCTTTACGGCTATTCGGACGTCCCAACCTGGAAGACATCACCGTCCTATCCGCCGCAGGAACTGGCCACGCAGGTGGTCCCGGCGACAAACCCGGGCTTCCAGCAATATATCGCCGACAATCCGGGTGACTTCCCTGCCGGCACGATCGCTGCCCTGTATATCGGCCGTTCATTCGGCTGGGGCGGTTTCCCCGGTACGGGCTACAACGCGCAGGAAGGCCACCGCACCTATGAGAGCTACCGTCTCTCCGGTGACCTGTCCGGCGAGTTCAAGAATGGCATCAACTGGGATACCGCCCTCACCTGGCACAAGACCGAAGGTGAGCGGATCACGAACGATACCTACATTCTTGGCTTCACGGCGGCCCTGAACGGTTATGGGGTCTGTACCGATCCTGCGACCGGCTTCGATCCGGCAACCGGCAGCCAGCCATGGGCAGCAGGCTACACAGGAAGCCTGTCGGCCGGTTCTGGTGGATGTGAATGGTATAATCCGTTCTCGAACGCTATCCCGGCAAACGGCGTAACCGGTGCCGCCAACCCGGCTTATGTCGCGGGCCTTGAAAACACCGCCACACTGGCCAACTGGCTCACCGACGGCGTCGGCTCTGTCGTCACGTCTGACCTGATGGTCTTCGACGCGGCGATCAGCGGCGAAAGCAGTGTCCAGGCTCAGGGCGGCGCGGTTGGCTACGCCCTTGGCGTGCAGGTCCGCCGCGAGGGCTACAAGGTCGACCCGAACCAGGTCACCGACCTGACAGTCAGCCCGGGTCCGGGTGGCACAGGTCCGTTCTCCTTCCTTGCAGGGACGACACCTGCGGACGAAGACCAGACCATCTACGCAATCTTCGGGGAACTCCAGATTCCGCTCTATGACGATGTGAACGTTCAGGTCGCCATGCGCTACGAAGATTATGGCGGCGATGTCGGCTCGACCTTTGATCCGAAAGTTGCCGTGAAGTGGCAGGCGACAGACAACCTCGCCCTGCGCGGATCAGCTCAGACCTCCTTCAAGGGACCGACGCTGAACCAGCTGACCGGTGTTGCGACCACACTCCAATTCGTGGCGCCAACCTCTGCCTTCAAGGCGGTTGATCAGTTTGGCAACCCTGCCCTGAAGCCGGAATCGGCCTTCTCCTTCAATGTCGGCGCCCTCTATGAACAGGGCGGCTTCAACGCATCGGTCGATTACTACAATTTCGACTTCTCCGATCCGATCATCGTTGAAGACCAGGCTTCGATCGTGAACGCAGCCATTGCGGCAATCGCTGCTGACGATCTGGACAACCCGATCCTCAGCCGCATCACCTTCCAGGACCCGCTCAATCCGGCTGCAGCCGATATTGCGCGTGTCCGGACGAACGTGACCAACGGACCGGATATCAAGACGTCTGGCGTTGACCTGCGGGCCCAGAATGTGTGGAACCTTTCCGATGGAATGGACTTCACCATTGGCGGCGAAGCGACCTACATCATTGAATATGATGTCGCCGACTTTGCCATCGAAGGTGTGACCATCCCGGGCGGAGACCGTGTCGGCCAGTTCAACCGGTCGAACTTCTCCCGTTCCCTGCCGCAATGGAAAGGCAACCTGTTCGCCAATTTGGCAGCGGGTGATCACAACTTCCGCGGCGTGATCCGTCACATCGACTCTTATGACGATGAACGCGGCACGCCAGGCCTGACAGGCGCCTTCGCAGGTGGCCCGTCGAAGATCGACAGCATGACGACGCTGGACCTGTTCTATAACTGGGAAGCGCCTTACGGCTTCGATTTCGGCCTCAGCGTTGTGAACGTGACGGACGAAGATCCGCCGCTGGCCTATTTCGACGTCAGCTACGACCCGTACACCCACAATCCGTTCGGGCGGACATTCAAAATCAGCCTGTCGAAAAAGTTTGGCCCCGGAGAGTAA
- a CDS encoding CoA transferase — MSVEKASGPLAGLKVVDMSSVVLGPFATLIFGDLGADVVKVESGQAGKGGDMMRYAGKSPTGDLGPLFMALNRNKASVQLDAKTEAGKAALTALLKDADVFFHNVRMAGMGRLGFGYEDVKAIKPDIIYVHCAGFGEGGPYEKRQAYDDLIQGASGFAALNAMRSGGAPEYAPSLVADKTVGLFATYATLAALYHREKTGQGQFVQVPMLEAFTFFNMVENLYGETFVPPSYGMAYTRSINPNRKPYPTRDGYIGLVPYSDAQWAEFFEIGGMPGVFEDPRFATYQARTENITELYALIEQVAATKTTDEWLDLLDAANIPAMRYNKLEDVLEDPHMKAVDFFAQRTHPDAGTYRSMRHPVRFSETPALVRTEPRRLGEDTETVLQSLGL; from the coding sequence ATGAGCGTTGAGAAGGCATCCGGCCCGCTGGCTGGCCTGAAAGTTGTCGACATGAGTTCGGTGGTCCTCGGGCCCTTTGCGACCCTGATCTTCGGGGATCTCGGCGCCGACGTGGTCAAGGTGGAGAGCGGTCAGGCGGGCAAGGGCGGCGACATGATGCGCTATGCCGGCAAATCCCCGACCGGGGATCTCGGCCCGCTGTTCATGGCGCTCAACCGCAACAAGGCCTCGGTCCAGCTGGATGCGAAGACAGAGGCAGGCAAGGCGGCGCTGACGGCGCTGCTCAAGGATGCCGATGTCTTCTTCCACAATGTCCGCATGGCCGGCATGGGGCGCCTCGGCTTTGGCTATGAGGATGTGAAGGCGATCAAGCCGGACATCATCTACGTCCATTGCGCCGGCTTTGGCGAAGGCGGGCCGTATGAAAAGCGCCAGGCCTATGACGATCTGATCCAGGGCGCCTCAGGCTTTGCGGCGCTGAATGCCATGCGCTCTGGCGGGGCGCCGGAATATGCGCCCTCGCTGGTGGCGGACAAGACGGTCGGCCTGTTTGCCACCTATGCGACGCTGGCGGCATTGTATCACCGCGAGAAGACAGGGCAGGGGCAATTCGTGCAGGTGCCGATGCTGGAGGCTTTCACCTTCTTCAACATGGTCGAGAATCTCTATGGCGAGACCTTCGTGCCGCCGTCCTACGGTATGGCCTATACGCGCTCGATCAATCCCAATCGCAAACCCTACCCGACCAGGGACGGCTATATCGGACTCGTGCCTTACTCCGACGCGCAATGGGCTGAGTTCTTCGAGATCGGCGGCATGCCCGGCGTGTTCGAGGATCCGCGATTCGCGACCTATCAGGCCCGCACGGAGAATATCACCGAGCTGTACGCCCTGATCGAACAGGTCGCAGCGACGAAGACGACGGATGAATGGCTGGATCTGCTGGACGCCGCCAACATTCCGGCGATGCGTTACAACAAGCTGGAAGATGTGCTGGAGGATCCGCACATGAAAGCGGTCGACTTCTTCGCCCAGCGCACCCATCCCGACGCCGGCACCTATCGCAGCATGCGCCATCCGGTGCGGTTCTCCGAGACGCCGGCCTTGGTGCGCACAGAGCCGCGGCGTCTGGGTGAGGACACGGAGACTGTGCTGCAGAGCCTTGGGCTTTAG
- a CDS encoding DMT family transporter encodes MTQQVGQSGKRTASDWALFALLSLMWAGAYQLTRIAVDKGNPEAGLPATWVLAGRLTIGAAVLWIIMLAMGRRLPPLTDVSRWRIILLMGLTSSTFPFFLITTAQKTVNSSLAALYTAAVPLFVAIGAHFMFRDERLTLGSALGVITGFAGVAILFGPDALQSLDSASTIAQFMLIGATMFYALSSLLARGAPPMPSISFATGFVTVAAVVTWPFALMVDPATVHADWTHWAGVVGLGIVPSAIAQALYMLLIARTSATFLSLTGYSIPVMAAVLGFVLFRETQTWHAMIAFALILSGVWLARQGGGDKTA; translated from the coding sequence ATGACACAGCAGGTAGGTCAGAGCGGCAAACGGACGGCCAGCGACTGGGCGCTGTTTGCCCTGCTCAGCCTGATGTGGGCCGGCGCCTATCAGCTGACGCGGATCGCGGTGGACAAGGGAAACCCGGAGGCCGGCCTGCCGGCCACCTGGGTGCTGGCCGGGCGGCTGACCATCGGCGCTGCGGTGCTCTGGATCATCATGCTGGCGATGGGCCGGCGCCTGCCGCCCCTGACTGACGTCTCACGGTGGCGGATCATCCTCCTGATGGGCCTGACCAGTTCGACGTTTCCTTTCTTTTTGATCACCACAGCACAGAAGACCGTCAATTCCAGCCTCGCGGCGCTCTACACGGCCGCTGTACCTCTGTTCGTGGCTATCGGCGCCCATTTCATGTTCCGGGACGAGCGCCTGACCCTCGGTTCGGCACTGGGCGTCATCACGGGGTTTGCCGGGGTCGCCATCCTGTTCGGGCCGGACGCCCTGCAAAGCCTCGATTCAGCCAGCACGATTGCACAATTCATGCTCATCGGGGCGACCATGTTCTACGCCTTGTCCAGCCTGCTGGCCCGCGGCGCGCCGCCGATGCCGTCGATCAGCTTTGCCACCGGCTTCGTGACTGTCGCAGCGGTCGTGACCTGGCCGTTTGCGCTGATGGTGGACCCGGCCACGGTCCACGCCGACTGGACGCACTGGGCCGGTGTCGTCGGCCTCGGCATCGTCCCGTCCGCCATTGCGCAAGCGCTCTACATGCTGCTGATCGCGCGGACCTCGGCGACCTTCCTGTCGCTGACCGGCTATTCGATCCCGGTGATGGCCGCCGTGCTGGGGTTCGTCCTGTTCCGCGAAACGCAGACATGGCACGCCATGATCGCCTTCGCGCTGATCCTGTCCGGCGTCTGGCTGGCCCGCCAAGGCGGCGGCGACAAGACCGCTTAG
- a CDS encoding YdiU family protein gives MTDTPPILALADFIADPVEPADFPQHKVRFWNDRWAGEVGLGDMDKGGQIAHFGRFEPLPDNLPQPLALRYHGHQFGVYNPQLGDGRGFLFAQLRDREGRLLDLGTKGSGQTPWSRQGDGRLTLKGGVREVLASSYLEALGVNTSKSFALIETGEQLARNDEPSPTRSAVLTRLSHSHIRFGSFQRLAYLEQGAEMARLVDYCVDQFHPQAADSDLACRACNLLESIAVATGRMIGQWMAAGFVHGVMNTDNFNITGETFDFGPWRFLPVSDPNFTAAYFDEQGLYRFGRQPVQGGWALQQLASALLTTGADADDLAKALAPYQLAYRDSFVAHTHGLLGIAPTGEAEDDVGFLQAFYAWMTESEAVWPQVFHDWFGGAASEARAAASPQAALYAAEAFAPVKAQILARDPVRPERLSHAIFQRPAPPSLLIDEVEALWAPIAEEDDWSALSQRLADIEALRIARWG, from the coding sequence ATGACCGACACGCCCCCGATTCTCGCCCTCGCCGACTTCATTGCCGACCCTGTCGAGCCGGCGGATTTTCCGCAGCATAAAGTCCGGTTCTGGAATGACCGCTGGGCCGGGGAGGTAGGCCTTGGCGACATGGATAAGGGCGGGCAGATCGCACATTTCGGGCGGTTCGAGCCCTTGCCGGATAACCTGCCGCAGCCGCTGGCGCTCCGGTATCACGGGCACCAGTTCGGCGTGTACAATCCGCAGCTGGGGGACGGGCGCGGTTTCCTGTTTGCGCAGCTGCGTGACCGCGAAGGCCGGCTTCTGGACCTTGGCACCAAGGGCTCCGGCCAGACGCCGTGGAGCCGGCAGGGTGACGGACGTCTCACCCTGAAGGGCGGGGTGCGGGAAGTGCTCGCTTCATCCTATCTGGAGGCGCTGGGCGTCAACACGTCGAAATCCTTCGCGCTGATCGAGACGGGCGAACAGCTCGCCCGCAATGACGAACCCTCTCCAACCCGGTCGGCGGTGCTGACGCGCCTGTCGCACAGTCATATTCGCTTCGGCAGTTTCCAGCGGCTGGCCTATCTGGAACAGGGCGCTGAGATGGCCCGGCTGGTCGATTACTGCGTGGACCAGTTTCATCCGCAGGCCGCCGATTCGGACCTCGCCTGCCGGGCCTGCAATCTGCTCGAAAGCATTGCTGTCGCGACGGGCAGGATGATCGGTCAGTGGATGGCGGCCGGGTTCGTACATGGCGTGATGAACACGGACAATTTCAACATCACCGGCGAAACCTTCGATTTCGGCCCGTGGCGGTTTCTGCCGGTTTCGGACCCGAACTTTACGGCGGCCTATTTCGATGAGCAGGGACTCTACCGGTTCGGTCGCCAGCCAGTGCAAGGCGGCTGGGCACTGCAACAGCTCGCCTCGGCTTTGCTGACAACGGGCGCCGATGCGGACGATCTCGCCAAGGCGCTGGCGCCGTACCAGTTGGCCTATCGGGACAGTTTCGTGGCGCACACGCATGGCCTCCTGGGCATCGCGCCGACAGGGGAGGCGGAGGACGATGTCGGCTTCCTCCAGGCCTTCTATGCGTGGATGACGGAAAGCGAAGCGGTCTGGCCGCAGGTCTTCCATGACTGGTTCGGCGGGGCGGCAAGTGAGGCCCGCGCCGCGGCCTCTCCGCAGGCGGCGCTTTATGCGGCAGAGGCTTTCGCGCCGGTGAAAGCGCAGATCCTTGCGCGCGATCCGGTCCGGCCTGAGCGGCTGTCGCATGCCATCTTCCAGCGACCGGCACCGCCATCACTGCTGATCGATGAGGTCGAAGCGCTCTGGGCGCCGATTGCGGAAGAGGATGACTGGTCGGCCTTGAGTCAAAGGCTGGCGGATATCGAAGCCCTGCGCATCGCACGCTGGGGCTGA
- a CDS encoding fatty acid desaturase: protein MDPAFTRQDLKNAIPDRCFRPNTARSFTYLVFDVALIALCYWALSRTTAWYFEVPPIFLLGTLFWSIFVIGHDAGHGAFSRSRLINTLVGLATHGPILVPYRGWQRSHAMHHMKTGHLQEEEVFRACRAEQDWFSRKVLFRSGIFVLFGWPMYKLGFRNLTTYDPVHGSHYLPVSDLYASHVKWSWYASLGVNLAFLALYVFLGMKFGWVFALKYIVAPYFIYAAWLTFVTYMQHVAPEVPVYDSDDWSGLKGALATVDRNYGPFNWLTHNIGNLHVIHHIFPTIPHYRLREATEAARPVLGDWYMKSDRFVLADFVRTLIGCHFVEHENGKEVWKSAYPFAQNYSGPDETDRKEVPAE from the coding sequence TTGGACCCGGCCTTTACCCGACAGGACCTGAAAAACGCGATCCCGGATCGCTGCTTCCGGCCGAATACGGCGCGGTCCTTCACCTATCTTGTCTTCGACGTCGCCCTGATCGCCCTCTGCTACTGGGCGCTGTCGCGCACGACCGCCTGGTATTTCGAAGTGCCGCCGATCTTCCTGCTGGGCACCTTGTTCTGGTCGATCTTCGTGATCGGGCATGACGCCGGGCATGGCGCCTTTTCCCGCTCGCGCCTGATCAACACGCTGGTAGGCCTGGCAACGCACGGACCGATCCTCGTCCCCTATCGCGGCTGGCAGCGCAGCCATGCGATGCACCACATGAAGACCGGGCACCTGCAGGAAGAGGAAGTCTTCCGCGCCTGCCGCGCCGAACAGGACTGGTTCAGCCGCAAGGTCCTGTTCCGCTCCGGCATTTTCGTGCTGTTCGGCTGGCCGATGTACAAGCTCGGCTTCCGGAACCTCACGACTTATGACCCTGTTCATGGCAGCCACTACCTGCCCGTCAGCGACCTCTACGCCTCCCATGTGAAATGGTCCTGGTATGCCAGCCTCGGCGTGAACCTCGCCTTCCTCGCGCTCTATGTCTTCCTGGGGATGAAGTTCGGCTGGGTCTTCGCGCTGAAATATATCGTGGCGCCCTATTTCATCTATGCCGCCTGGCTGACCTTCGTCACCTATATGCAGCATGTCGCGCCGGAAGTGCCGGTGTATGATTCCGATGACTGGTCCGGCCTGAAAGGCGCGCTCGCGACGGTCGACCGCAATTACGGCCCCTTCAACTGGCTGACCCACAATATCGGCAACCTGCACGTCATCCACCACATCTTCCCGACCATCCCGCACTATCGCCTGCGGGAGGCGACCGAGGCAGCGCGGCCCGTGCTGGGCGACTGGTACATGAAGTCAGACCGGTTCGTGCTGGCGGATTTTGTCCGGACGCTGATCGGCTGCCATTTTGTGGAACACGAGAACGGCAAGGAAGTGTGGAAGTCGGCTTACCCGTTCGCGCAGAACTATTCCGGACCAGATGAGACCGACCGCAAGGAAGTGCCCGCGGAATAA